One window from the genome of [Clostridium] celerecrescens 18A encodes:
- a CDS encoding PTS sugar transporter subunit IIA, which produces MKKDMLFRDLVQLDLEAADQTEVFKRMADILFKRGFVKETYLESLKVREESYPTALPIKPYPVAIPHTDISQIIRPFIAPIRLKEAVEWREMANNDEVHQVRFIFMLGFLKSDEHIDLLQILVENFQNEELMERLNNAKTADEYFELVCGIKGMES; this is translated from the coding sequence TTGAAAAAGGATATGTTATTTCGGGACCTGGTTCAGCTGGACTTAGAAGCGGCGGACCAGACCGAAGTATTTAAACGGATGGCAGACATTCTGTTTAAAAGAGGATTTGTGAAAGAAACTTATCTGGAGTCACTAAAGGTAAGGGAAGAAAGCTATCCCACAGCACTACCCATTAAGCCCTATCCGGTTGCCATTCCCCATACAGATATCAGCCAGATCATCCGGCCGTTTATTGCTCCTATTCGGCTGAAAGAAGCTGTTGAATGGAGGGAAATGGCAAACAATGATGAAGTCCATCAAGTCAGATTTATATTTATGCTGGGATTTTTAAAATCAGATGAACACATCGATCTGCTGCAGATATTGGTGGAGAATTTTCAGAATGAGGAATTAATGGAGCGTTTAAACAATGCCAAAACAGCAGATGAATACTTTGAGCTGGTCTGCGGCATCAAGGGTATGGAATCGTAA
- a CDS encoding lactonase family protein: protein MKQYFVIGSYTEPILFGTGEVFQGKGKGISFCTFEDGKIEIKKEIAVKNPSFLCVDEINKKIYAVNEMKEYLGKTGGGMTQLTYDEEGNMSIEGSWNTYGEDPCHIAIGPNGQFAAIANYSSGSVTVYPIDEKGNVKNDCQLFKHEGSSIHQSRQERPHAHSCIFAPDQESLYVSDLGIDKLVAYRYEGSVAYTEDSASVRVPAGSGPRYGEFGKDGKHFYLINEISSQVMHFTYVDGKMEFQNAVNTLPSDFTGNNTCSDLHITPDGKFLYASNRGHDSLACYQIEEDGSLTFVERQFCGGKTPRNFAIDLTGAYILVGNQDSDTITVFEIKENGHMNQVNQINTGAPVCIRFFRM, encoded by the coding sequence TTGAAACAATATTTTGTTATTGGCAGTTACACGGAACCAATTTTATTTGGAACAGGTGAAGTATTTCAAGGAAAAGGAAAGGGAATTTCATTCTGTACATTTGAAGACGGCAAGATAGAAATAAAAAAAGAAATTGCAGTCAAAAATCCTTCTTTCCTATGTGTAGATGAGATAAATAAAAAGATTTATGCAGTTAATGAGATGAAAGAATATCTGGGAAAGACCGGCGGCGGTATGACCCAGCTCACTTATGATGAAGAAGGCAATATGAGCATAGAAGGTAGCTGGAATACTTATGGGGAAGACCCATGTCATATTGCGATTGGGCCAAACGGACAATTTGCTGCTATAGCTAATTATTCCAGTGGCTCCGTGACTGTGTATCCAATTGATGAAAAAGGAAATGTTAAAAATGATTGCCAGTTATTTAAACATGAGGGAAGCAGTATTCATCAGTCACGCCAGGAAAGGCCCCATGCACATAGCTGTATTTTTGCACCGGATCAGGAATCGCTTTATGTCTCTGATCTGGGAATTGATAAGCTTGTGGCATATCGATATGAAGGAAGCGTTGCATATACTGAGGATAGCGCTTCGGTTCGTGTGCCTGCAGGAAGCGGCCCCAGATACGGAGAGTTCGGAAAAGATGGGAAGCATTTCTATTTGATTAATGAAATTAGTTCGCAGGTAATGCATTTTACATATGTTGACGGCAAGATGGAATTTCAGAATGCCGTAAATACACTTCCATCGGATTTTACCGGGAACAACACATGTTCTGACCTTCATATTACTCCAGATGGAAAATTTCTCTATGCATCGAATCGTGGACATGATAGTCTGGCTTGCTATCAAATCGAAGAGGATGGAAGTCTGACATTCGTCGAAAGACAATTCTGCGGTGGAAAAACGCCTCGGAATTTTGCAATTGACCTGACTGGAGCGTATATTTTAGTTGGCAATCAAGACAGTGATACAATCACAGTTTTTGAAATCAAAGAAAATGGTCATATGAATCAGGTAAATCAGATAAATACCGGGGCGCCGGTGTGCATCCGATTTTTCCGGATGTAA
- the pepT gene encoding peptidase T translates to MSQVLDNFLKYISFDTQSKEDMEAVPSTEKQRVLARELAAQLQAMKAEHVMVDEHSYVYATIPATMDKPVPVLGLIAHMDTAPAYSGTGVKPQIVKNYDGGDILLNKETGLVMSASDFPDLLKYKGQDIITTDGTTLLGADDKAGVAEIMAMAEYLLSHPEIPHGTIRIGFTPDEEVGRGADFFDVKGFGADVAYTVDGGGLGELEYENFNAASAKVRVHGSSIHPGSSKGRMRNALLMAMEFHSMLPAAENPMYTEGYEGFFHLDSMSGTVEEARMDYIIRDHSKERFEEKKAFMERVAEYLNSRYHAGTVELTLKDSYYNMKEKIQPHMYLIDIAKTSMEEIGIEPLVTPIRGGTDGARLSYEGLPCPNLCTGGYNYHGKFEFIPVQSMEKVVELLLKIVEKFTER, encoded by the coding sequence ATGTCACAAGTATTAGATAATTTTTTAAAGTATATATCCTTTGACACACAGTCTAAGGAGGATATGGAGGCAGTTCCCAGTACGGAAAAGCAGCGGGTGTTAGCCAGAGAACTGGCGGCCCAGCTTCAGGCCATGAAGGCGGAGCATGTGATGGTGGATGAGCATAGCTACGTTTACGCTACCATACCTGCCACCATGGATAAGCCTGTCCCGGTACTTGGCTTAATTGCCCATATGGATACCGCACCTGCATATTCCGGGACGGGAGTAAAGCCGCAGATCGTGAAAAATTATGACGGCGGTGATATCCTGTTGAATAAAGAAACCGGACTGGTCATGAGTGCAAGCGATTTTCCGGATTTGTTAAAGTACAAGGGGCAGGATATCATTACAACGGACGGAACCACCCTGTTGGGGGCGGATGACAAAGCCGGAGTTGCCGAGATCATGGCTATGGCGGAGTATCTTTTATCCCATCCGGAGATTCCTCATGGAACCATCCGCATTGGCTTTACACCGGATGAAGAGGTTGGAAGAGGCGCAGATTTCTTTGATGTAAAGGGCTTTGGAGCAGATGTGGCTTATACCGTAGACGGCGGTGGATTAGGAGAACTGGAGTATGAGAATTTCAATGCTGCTTCCGCAAAGGTCCGGGTGCACGGCTCAAGCATCCACCCAGGATCTTCCAAAGGAAGAATGAGGAATGCCCTGCTGATGGCCATGGAGTTCCACAGCATGCTTCCAGCTGCTGAAAATCCTATGTATACAGAAGGATATGAGGGATTTTTCCATTTGGATTCTATGAGCGGAACGGTGGAAGAAGCCCGTATGGATTATATTATCCGGGATCACAGCAAAGAAAGATTTGAAGAGAAAAAGGCATTTATGGAGAGGGTGGCGGAATATCTCAACAGCCGCTATCATGCAGGGACCGTGGAACTTACTTTAAAGGACAGTTACTATAATATGAAGGAAAAGATCCAGCCTCACATGTACCTGATCGATATAGCAAAGACTTCCATGGAGGAAATCGGAATAGAACCTCTGGTAACACCCATCCGCGGAGGCACGGATGGAGCCCGTTTGTCTTATGAAGGGCTTCCTTGTCCAAACCTGTGCACCGGTGGTTATAACTACCATGGAAAGTTTGAGTTTATTCCCGTTCAGTCCATGGAGAAGGTGGTAGAACTGCTTCTTAAAATCGTAGAGAAATTTACAGAAAGATAA
- the hisIE gene encoding bifunctional phosphoribosyl-AMP cyclohydrolase/phosphoribosyl-ATP diphosphatase HisIE: MMEYKKLIAGFGIREGKAVRLDDQKACYGENLLTLACFYGDSGADELFLHDLSESEEDHERTIGLMKEVARLSDIPVILGGRVRRLEDVKKYLYAGAKAAFLDVSLDENVDLMKEAADRFGDDKIYAYLPDCSYLERTKEYAQLGASFMILGEGVTEEKLQAVSSCEEDFLITGCGEDADLLAYALGVENVKGLVGSFDGEANCMDLKQDLKALGIGVDTFESPVSFDQFKLGDDGLIPVITQDYRTGEVLMLAYMNEEAFHETLKTGCMTYYSRSRKSLWRKGETSGHYQYVKSLALDCDNDTLLAKVNQIGAACHTGARSCFYQNLVKKEYQESNPLKVFEEVFHVILDRKTNPKEGSYTNYLFDKGLDKILKKLGEESTEIVIAAKNPNPEEVKYEISDFLYHMMVLMAYKGVSWEDITRELSNR; the protein is encoded by the coding sequence ATGATGGAATATAAAAAACTAATTGCAGGTTTTGGAATCCGGGAGGGGAAGGCAGTAAGGCTTGATGATCAAAAGGCGTGCTATGGGGAAAATCTTTTGACACTGGCCTGTTTTTACGGTGACAGCGGAGCCGACGAGCTCTTTCTGCATGATTTATCTGAGTCAGAGGAAGATCATGAACGGACAATCGGCCTTATGAAGGAAGTTGCAAGACTGTCTGATATTCCTGTGATTTTAGGAGGAAGAGTCAGACGGCTGGAGGATGTGAAGAAATACCTTTATGCAGGAGCAAAGGCAGCATTTCTTGATGTAAGCCTTGATGAAAATGTGGATTTGATGAAGGAAGCGGCGGACAGGTTTGGAGATGATAAGATTTATGCTTATCTTCCGGACTGTTCGTATTTGGAGCGGACCAAGGAATACGCCCAGCTGGGTGCTTCTTTCATGATCCTGGGGGAGGGCGTTACAGAGGAAAAACTCCAGGCCGTTTCATCTTGTGAGGAGGACTTTTTGATCACCGGCTGCGGGGAAGATGCAGATCTCTTAGCCTATGCCCTTGGGGTGGAAAATGTGAAAGGCCTGGTGGGAAGCTTTGACGGGGAAGCCAACTGCATGGATTTGAAGCAGGATTTAAAAGCCCTTGGAATCGGAGTGGATACCTTTGAAAGCCCGGTAAGCTTTGACCAGTTTAAGCTGGGCGATGATGGCCTGATTCCTGTAATCACCCAGGATTACAGGACAGGAGAAGTGCTCATGCTGGCCTATATGAACGAAGAAGCCTTTCACGAAACACTTAAGACCGGATGTATGACCTATTACAGCAGAAGCCGTAAAAGCCTTTGGCGGAAGGGAGAAACCTCCGGCCACTATCAGTATGTGAAGTCCCTGGCCCTGGATTGCGACAATGATACGCTGTTAGCAAAAGTGAACCAGATCGGAGCCGCCTGCCATACAGGGGCGAGAAGCTGTTTTTATCAGAATCTTGTTAAAAAAGAGTATCAGGAGAGCAATCCCTTAAAGGTGTTTGAAGAGGTATTTCATGTAATCCTTGACAGAAAGACAAATCCAAAGGAAGGTTCCTATACCAATTATCTGTTTGACAAAGGTCTTGACAAGATATTGAAAAAGCTGGGAGAAGAGTCAACGGAAATTGTAATAGCAGCCAAAAATCCAAATCCGGAGGAAGTAAAATACGAAATTTCAGATTTCCTTTATCATATGATGGTGCTTATGGCTTATAAAGGAGTATCCTGGGAAGATATTACCAGGGAACTGTCCAACCGATAA